From one Conexibacter woesei Iso977N genomic stretch:
- a CDS encoding MFS transporter, with product MSDLRALIGRPHALRMLLTALVARLPEAMVPLALLLLARHDGGSYATAGAIAGAFAVGAAVGGPLLGRAIDRAGQPAVLIGAAVTRSVALAAIVALAPSSLAAAGVVCVAAGALTPPLEPALRALWPDLAGDDEHALAAAYELDAGAQELIFVVGPLLVALGVALGTPALALDLASAIGLLGTIAFATARPARTWRAAPHGDGGPSHWTAAVRAPEVALLLAIGLLAGATTGVVNVTATAFAEHTLGDRDLAGWLLAAWAVGALAGGLTAAARRWRTPPERRLTWLLIGFGIAFVPALLARATGTMALALAISGAFLAPTLAAIFVLTGTRARTGAITETFAWLTSSFLVGSAAGAALGGTLTGSGSGVQGFALAGALSLAAAALWSARRVRPTAAAVGKHPTP from the coding sequence ATGAGCGACCTCCGCGCCTTGATCGGGCGGCCCCATGCGCTGCGGATGCTGCTCACCGCGCTCGTCGCCCGGCTGCCGGAGGCGATGGTCCCGCTGGCGCTGCTGCTGCTCGCCCGCCACGACGGCGGGTCCTACGCGACGGCGGGCGCGATCGCCGGGGCGTTCGCGGTCGGCGCGGCGGTCGGCGGGCCGCTGCTCGGGCGCGCGATCGACCGCGCGGGCCAGCCCGCGGTGCTGATCGGCGCGGCGGTCACGCGGTCGGTGGCGCTGGCGGCGATCGTCGCGCTGGCGCCGTCCTCCCTGGCCGCCGCGGGCGTCGTCTGCGTCGCCGCGGGCGCGCTGACGCCGCCGCTGGAGCCCGCGCTGCGCGCGCTCTGGCCGGACCTCGCGGGCGACGACGAGCACGCGCTCGCCGCCGCGTACGAGCTGGACGCGGGCGCGCAGGAGCTCATCTTCGTCGTCGGCCCGTTGTTGGTGGCCTTGGGCGTCGCGCTCGGGACGCCCGCGCTCGCGCTCGACCTCGCCTCCGCGATCGGCCTGCTCGGCACCATCGCGTTCGCGACCGCGCGCCCCGCCCGGACCTGGCGCGCCGCGCCCCACGGCGACGGCGGGCCGTCGCACTGGACCGCCGCGGTCCGGGCGCCCGAGGTCGCGCTGCTGCTGGCGATCGGCCTGCTGGCGGGCGCGACGACCGGCGTCGTCAACGTCACCGCGACCGCGTTCGCCGAGCACACGCTCGGGGACCGCGACCTCGCGGGCTGGCTGCTTGCGGCGTGGGCGGTCGGCGCGCTGGCCGGCGGCCTGACCGCCGCCGCGCGCCGCTGGAGGACGCCGCCCGAGCGGCGCCTCACGTGGCTGCTGATCGGCTTCGGGATCGCGTTCGTCCCCGCGCTGCTGGCCCGCGCGACCGGGACGATGGCGCTGGCGCTGGCGATCTCCGGCGCGTTCCTGGCCCCCACGCTGGCGGCGATCTTCGTCCTCACCGGCACCCGCGCCCGCACCGGCGCGATCACCGAGACGTTCGCGTGGCTGACCTCGTCGTTCCTGGTCGGCAGCGCGGCGGGCGCGGCGCTGGGCGGGACGCTGACCGGCTCCGGCTC